From the genome of Aspergillus oryzae RIB40 DNA, chromosome 4:
TCGGAATTAATGGGGGAAAGACCGACCTTGGTCCGCAAGTAGCCCTCGACTTCAGTACTCGTAATTCCCATCTTTCCACCTGTTCGCCAGGCCAAGGGCACCATCAGTACTCTTTCCTTCACAACAACTTCCCGGTTCGGTCCCTCGACCGCCCGGATCTTGTCAGGGTTGTTGGTAAGCAGGCGGATTCCATGTGGGTTGGAATCAACACCTAGACCAAGATCCACCAACATCGCTGTGGCAAGACCGTAGCTTCTGGCATCCGCGGGATGTCGAAGGAGTAAATTAGCTTCGACGGTATCCGATCCAAGGTCTTGAAGATTATACGCTTTAAGCTTTTCTCCTAGACCGATCCCGCGGCCTTCCTGGCGGAGGTAAATGATCACGCCTCCAGATGCATTCGAAGGCACAGATAAATCTTGCTGGGATGCCACCTCATTCAAAGTTTCCATCGGGAGAGACATCAAACGTGCCGCCTCATCGAGCTGTTCACCACAATCACAGCGCGCGGACCATGCCGTTTCGCCGGTGTAACATTCCGAATGGATTCTAACCAGCGGCGCTTGGTTTGTGCTACTCTGTGCTAACTCTGATGTCTGTGACGAAACAGGGGCATCTGGGGTGCTCCGCCCTTGTCCACTAGAAGCGCTCTCAGTATTTGCGGAGCTGTCATACCAACTGCTCACTCGGCCGGGACGGAGGGTACCGATGTAGGCCCCACGAATCATTCGGTCCATTTCCGTTTCCCCCGGGCGGATTGCGTCCAAACTTCGGGATCGGATACTGTTTCCGAACACAATTGCTAAGTGCTCTTTGTTGTCCAAGTCATTGTGGTAGAGGTGAAGGAACATCTCGGCCCCATTGGTGGTTGGGATCCGTGCGCGAACAATACACTCGACATTTGGAAGGCAGGAGAGGAGCTTAGGCGGTTTAGTGTGCGTGGGTTGTTGAGTCTGCTGAAGTAGTTGCGCTTGGTTTATCGTGCCACCTGGTGTCGCTGGAGGGGTGaaggaaggggagagaagagaggcgGGCACTGCGGGGGTAATATCGCCTCGGGTGTGCTCTGTGGCGTCAGTTTGACTTGCGGCATCACCACGAAGCTCGTCTATTCTGCTGTTCAATGATGGTGGAGCCGCAGAGGTTGAGTCCAGAGACATATCATCAACCGCTCGatgagaggaagaggcctGCGCCGTGAATGTCGGCGAGGCATGAGATGGTAAGTTCGACATGGCAGAAATGAGTAATGCGGCTGCGGAATCAGGGTAGGAAGGGCAATGGTTAAGCGACCATATACATATAACGAGGATGAATTCAATCAATAGCAGAATGCGGTCAATGGTACACCAAAGGTTAGAACAGACGCATGCTCAGAAGATCGGACAATTGTATGGAGTATGATAACATTGCCATGCATATATCTCCCTCGGATCCGCGGGAATGACACAGCACTGGCGGCGCATTGGGGGCGGGGGCTGCGGCATGTGGCTGACTCAGGTTTTCCATTAGTCAGGCCTTACGGGTACCATTAGTCAGGTGCCCTTCCAGACTCTCGCATCCAATGATTTAATATGATTTTACTATCAACTCGGATCACAGAAAATCCCCAATTTTTTTCTACCCTTTTGTCTCAATACTTTCTCGATCCAAAAGTTTCCTTTTTTCAAAAAATTTCCAATTGTTCTCTGGTTTCAATGACTGCGGAAATTTTCCATCCCACACTTCGCAAACAATACCATTGACGATCGCACTTTATATCGCGGAATTCCCATCTTATCGATGGTTAGAAGATAGACCGAACTTTATCGGTAGAATGCTCTATTCGCTTCTACACCGTATACCCTTATTACCTAACAGATTGTCATCTCCTGAACATTTTACACTGAAATTAAGACATCCCGCCTTAAGATCGGCGTCCTATTGGAACATGTTCCCCCCATCGGACTTATTTCGCAATAGAATTTGAATTATGATCTACTGCCTACTTGGCCTCGCCGACTTTAGATGAATCAAGCTTTTCGCTGGCCATCGTAAGGCGTAAAAGAATCGATGCATAGAATGCTTGAGCTCATCAAGGTAGCAATTCAGTCAATTTGGTCAAGACCATTTATTCTTAGGTAGTACTATCCTATCCAAAGCTGGCCAAATCAACCATCAATAGTGAGGACGCTTCTATTCCATTCCAGACTCCTTGAAATTGTATCAATTTAGTTCAAAGGGTATCATCATAACCACCGAATACTCAGGATTCCAATATGCAGTATTTGTCGTTGTGttcgctcttctttctttttttttctttccccctttttctttttatgtAGCCTTTGGCGTTTCTCTgcttccttcactttccGGGAATGTCAAGGACAAACCTACGGTCCACTTCCATCTCcttgtcatcttcttcgccttcaaATTTGAGACGGTAGGTGTCCTTTCTGGAGCCCATCACCTCTGCCCGGTAAAACGTCGTAGTATCTGGGTATCTCGCCAGAACTTGTTTTCCTACCGAAAAACTTGGTAATGTCGAGCCAACTTGCGGTATTGGGATCAGAAACGCAGCGGTGGTTTTATAAACCGCTCCCTCTTCGCCATTCTCATTCGGCTCGGGATCCTGTACATCATACCTTGAAAGGAGTATCGGTCAGTTCAGAGGTAAGGACGCCCGGGGTCGTCATGCCATACCGCTTCTTATGTCCATCTCCAGAAATCCCTTTGATGATGCACTGGATCCCCTCACCTTCGGCCCCttgcttgttcttgttgtGTTTGAAGACTACTTCGGCCCCAACCACCAAGTGTCCATTACGTTCTGCGAGTGTACCCTTGGTGCCTTCCGTCCCTTCCTCCACTTTAACGTGAACATCTCGGCTGTCACGGCTGTCACGAGCCTGGTTGCTGGACACACTGGAGCCACGTTGGATGCCGCCCTTCATACGTCCAGCTTTGTCCGGTAGGGAAGCACCCGAAGGCCCCGGCGAATCCGTAGCTGACCCGTCCACgtcatttctctttttacgGGATTTCCCAAGAGCAGCCGCACGGTTAAGTGGCGCCTCTGCTTCAGATGCCTGACGAAGTGCGGTCAGAAGGCCCAAGTTCTTGATCACATCACTGGGTTCATCTTGAAGAATGGCCCTTTCATCTTCACAAAGCTTGAGCATTTGCCGGTACAGACTGTCCAGCTGGTTATGCTCATGTAGACTCGGCTCTGTAGACGACAATTAGCATGTGCTAGCTACTAAATACGATCTAGCAAGCCCACAGGGCACTAGACTGGCAAACAGGCTGACAAATTGGGATGGATGATGCCACCATGATTCTTGATAGCATGGTATCACCTGAATGCCAAGGGGCCGAGTCATAATAGCGGAGACCCAGATATACTCTTTCCCCGAGGCAGCCGATgtaaaataaacaaaaacaggGATAAGAGGGGAGATACTTACTCCCACCATCTTTGCCAATCTTCTCATTCAAAGCAGATATCTGCTCAGCTAGGGACTTCTGCttatcattcttctcctttgcctttcgtAGATCCTGGAGGATCTTATTCCACATATCAGTTTCCTCATTGGCCGCCAGACCATTGTCTCTAGGCAGTGGAGGCCCCCTAGGACGATTCCGTGACATCTTGGATGGAGGTGTATTGGGAGGTGCCACAGCAATTGGGAGCTGTCGCGGACCTTTACTGTTTCCGGATGAGGTTGCAAGCTCCCCGGTTCTAGCTTTCCCAATGGTCAGGGCCTCCCAGGTAAAAGCGGAGACAATCTCTTTGCGACGCGCACTTCGCGTGCCACGAGCCGCACCCTGGCGGAGATCGTGCGGGCGACTAAAGGAGCTCAGAGGCGAGCTTAGAGTCTCTTCAGTAGGGTGCTCGCCTGGCTCGAGCGGGCGCGGAGACGATAATGGTTCCCCGACCTGGCGGCTATCGCTGGCGGAGTTCCCATCGCGGTTAAGCGGTAAGCGCTTTGCTGGCCAATGCACCCCGTTATTGGTGCTTCCCATTTTAGTCACGGGAACGCTTCCGGTCATCCTAATTGGGTATAATTAGTATTGAATGGAGGGGCAGACGTGAAGGGAAAGTGGGTTGACTTTCTTGGAAGATGGGACTTGGAGACGCAGGGGAATTATTTTAAAAACGAGAAAAGACTCACTTTCACAATCTGTGGAAAAGATCCTTTCTAtttccatcttctttcttgttcaaACACATTTCAGTGAATTATCCGACCCTTTGGGGTGCTCTTGCCCAATCTCTTCTTGTGTTTACTTTTCTTGACCTTCATTCACTCCATCCTTCCTGTTACGTCACGCTCTACAAAATGCAGGTGCCTTTGCTTCGACTCCAGTGTGGTATGATATTTTTTCAATTGGCTTGtctatattctttttctaGTAAATGCTAATCACGGCGCACACGTACAGGTGTCAACAGTTATGATTGGGGTACATGAAAACCCTCCGACATCCTGAATCTATAAGTTGCTGAGTATTGTCTTAGGCAAGATTGGTCAGGAGTCGGCAGCTGCCCGCTATGCAGCTACAACAGCTGCACCAGACTTCTCCATAGAATCAGAGAAACCCTATGCAGAGGTCAGTTCTAGACTACTTGCCGATCAC
Proteins encoded in this window:
- a CDS encoding GTP cyclohydrolase II (bifunctional GTP cyclohydrolase II/3, 4-dihydroxy-2butanone-4-phosphate synthase); its protein translation is MSLDSTSAAPPSLNSRIDELRGDAASQTDATEHTRGDITPAVPASLLSPSFTPPATPGGTINQAQLLQQTQQPTHTKPPKLLSCLPNVECIVRARIPTTNGAEMFLHLYHNDLDNKEHLAIVFGNSIRSRSLDAIRPGETEMDRMIRGAYIGTLRPGRVSSWYDSSANTESASSGQGRSTPDAPVSSQTSELAQSSTNQAPLVRIHSECYTGETAWSARCDCGEQLDEAARLMSLPMETLNEVASQQDLSVPSNASGGVIIYLRQEGRGIGLGEKLKAYNLQDLGSDTVEANLLLRHPADARSYGLATAMLVDLGLGVDSNPHGIRLLTNNPDKIRAVEGPNREVVVKERVLMVPLAWRTGGKMGITSTEVEGYLRTKISKMGHMLQ
- a CDS encoding uncharacterized protein (predicted protein) — encoded protein: MGSTNNGVHWPAKRLPLNRDGNSASDSRQVGEPLSSPRPLEPGEHPTEETLSSPLSSFSRPHDLRQGAARGTRSARRKEIVSAFTWEALTIGKARTGELATSSGNSKGPRQLPIAVAPPNTPPSKMSRNRPRGPPLPRDNGLAANEETDMWNKILQDLRKAKEKNDKQKSLAEQISALNEKIGKDGGSKYLPSYPCFCLFYIGCLGERVYLGLRYYDSAPWHSGDTMLSRIMVASSIPICQPVCQSSALWAC